In Dermacentor variabilis isolate Ectoservices chromosome 7, ASM5094787v1, whole genome shotgun sequence, a genomic segment contains:
- the LOC142587232 gene encoding translin-associated protein X-like, whose translation MGADLKGQDYYMYLRSITVGLQEYVRAVSFFHYLKDSRLVTLDEINKALVFEMQAEEPESDMAARSEPTASPDGSPEGDTHFSLEIEPMEYLYGVADMAGELRRISVGALGRGDVEGPGAVCRFLRDLYTAFVSCGFVAVQGTWRSRDSGHRAWALLQNVLEVERTCYAIKLHGSEASSTAVAAPSVDGGGG comes from the exons ATGGGTGCCGACTTGAAGGGGCAGGACTACTACATGTACCTGCGGTCCATCACAGTGG GTCTTCAAGAGTACGTGAGAGCGGTGTCATTCTTTCACTACCTGAAAGATAGTCGTTTGGTAACCTTGGATGAGATCAACAAGGCTCTGGTCTTTGAGATGCAAGCTGAG GAACCGGAGAGCGACATGGCCGCCCGCAGTGAACCTACAGCGTCGCCCGATGGGTCTCCCGAAGGCGACACACATTTTTCGCTGGAGATCGAGCCCATGGAGTACCTGTACGGCGTCGCCGACATGGCCGGGGAACTGAGACGCATCTCCGTCGGCGCGCTCGGACGAGGAGACGTGGAGGGACCGGGCGCGGTATGCCGCTTTCTGCGGGACCTGTACACCGCGTTCGTTTCGTGCGGCTTCGTGGCCGTCCAGGGCACGTGGCGAAGTCGCGACTCGGGCCACAGGGCGTGGGCGCTGCTGCAGAACGTGCTCGAAGTCGAGAGGACCTGCTACGCCATCAAGCTCCACGGCTCGGAGGCTTCAAGCACCGCTGTCGCTGCTCCTTCCGTTGACGGAGGAGGTGGTTGA
- the LOC142588261 gene encoding translin-associated protein X-like isoform X1, protein MTGEGRTHDKGHYNRGHDRGHDRGGHWSARNKQRKPEDKRQSDVDESLPVVKMFRAFQVELDDRYDRYERLVKLGRDVTIESKRIIFLLHRIMKDDQKDKVLAEADQKLCELSMFTLREIAMELRGQSYYLYLRAFSPGIQEYVEAVTYFHYIKDGHLVNLDEIHKALVYVEQAEAAESEMADEPASQSPPGKFSLEITPLDYMLGVADLTGELMRKCINAVGQGNLEEPFVLCRFLRDMYTGFLGFGNTAGREMNRKVWTLFQSVRKVENACYTIKVRGSEMPSHMLADMFSAPLPEKESPDCG, encoded by the exons ATGACAGGAGAAGGCAGGACTCACGACAAGGGTCATTACAATAGAG GACATGACAGAGGCCATGACAGGGGAGGTCATTGGTCCGCGCGTAACAAGCAGCGAAAGCCCGAGGATAAACGTCAGTCCGACGTGGACGAGTCCCTGCCAGTCGTCAAGATGTTCAGGGCTTTTCAAGTGGAGCTGGACGATCGCTACGACCGTTACGAACGGCTCGTGAAACTGGGCCGCGATGTGACCATCGAGAGCAAGCGCATCATCTTCCTTCTTCATCGCATAATGAA AGACGATCAAAAGGACAAGGTGCTCGCTGAAGCTGACCAGAAGCTCTGCGAGCTCAGCATGTTTACACTGAGAGAGATTGCAATGGAGCTGAGAGGACAGAGCTACTACTTGTACCTGAGGGCATTTTCCCCAG GTATTCAGGAGTATGTCGAAGCAGTGACCTACTTTCACTACATCAAAGATGGCCACCTGGTCAACTTGGATGAGATTCACAAGGCCCTGGTGTATGTTGAACAGGCAGAG GCAGCCGAGAGCGAGATGGCTGACGAGCCCGCGTCACAATCGCCACCTGGCAAGTTTTCTCTGGAAATCACACCACTGGACTACATGCTGGGCGTCGCTGATCTGACGGGCGAACTGATGCGCAAGTGCATCAACGCGGTCGGCCAGGGTAACCTGGAGGAACCGTTCGTGCTGTGCCGTTTCCTTCGTGACATGTACACGGGTTTTCTCGGCTTCGGGAACACCGCTGGCCGAGAGATGAACCGCAAGGTGTGGACGCTCTTCCAGAGCGTTCGCAAAGTCGAGAACGCCTGCTACACCATCAAGGTCCGCGGCTCGGAGATGCCCAGTCACATGCTTGCGGACATGTTCAGTGCTCCATTACCCGAGAAAGAATCTCCAGACTGTGGTTGA
- the LOC142588261 gene encoding translin-associated protein X-like isoform X2 translates to MFRAFQVELDDRYDRYERLVKLGRDVTIESKRIIFLLHRIMKDDQKDKVLAEADQKLCELSMFTLREIAMELRGQSYYLYLRAFSPGIQEYVEAVTYFHYIKDGHLVNLDEIHKALVYVEQAEAAESEMADEPASQSPPGKFSLEITPLDYMLGVADLTGELMRKCINAVGQGNLEEPFVLCRFLRDMYTGFLGFGNTAGREMNRKVWTLFQSVRKVENACYTIKVRGSEMPSHMLADMFSAPLPEKESPDCG, encoded by the exons ATGTTCAGGGCTTTTCAAGTGGAGCTGGACGATCGCTACGACCGTTACGAACGGCTCGTGAAACTGGGCCGCGATGTGACCATCGAGAGCAAGCGCATCATCTTCCTTCTTCATCGCATAATGAA AGACGATCAAAAGGACAAGGTGCTCGCTGAAGCTGACCAGAAGCTCTGCGAGCTCAGCATGTTTACACTGAGAGAGATTGCAATGGAGCTGAGAGGACAGAGCTACTACTTGTACCTGAGGGCATTTTCCCCAG GTATTCAGGAGTATGTCGAAGCAGTGACCTACTTTCACTACATCAAAGATGGCCACCTGGTCAACTTGGATGAGATTCACAAGGCCCTGGTGTATGTTGAACAGGCAGAG GCAGCCGAGAGCGAGATGGCTGACGAGCCCGCGTCACAATCGCCACCTGGCAAGTTTTCTCTGGAAATCACACCACTGGACTACATGCTGGGCGTCGCTGATCTGACGGGCGAACTGATGCGCAAGTGCATCAACGCGGTCGGCCAGGGTAACCTGGAGGAACCGTTCGTGCTGTGCCGTTTCCTTCGTGACATGTACACGGGTTTTCTCGGCTTCGGGAACACCGCTGGCCGAGAGATGAACCGCAAGGTGTGGACGCTCTTCCAGAGCGTTCGCAAAGTCGAGAACGCCTGCTACACCATCAAGGTCCGCGGCTCGGAGATGCCCAGTCACATGCTTGCGGACATGTTCAGTGCTCCATTACCCGAGAAAGAATCTCCAGACTGTGGTTGA
- the LOC142588260 gene encoding steryl-sulfatase-like has product MGPFLRRCPATLLLLLLLLLAVNVCAAPRRPNIVVLLADDLGYGDVGCFGNNTISTPNIDRLAQNGAVLTQHTAAAAVCTPSRAALLTGRYPVRSGMESYFKNKVFIIVAASGGLPANETTFAKVLQQQGYSTGYIGKWHLGLYCMSKKDPCHHPLRHGFDYFYGLPLTNLKDFGTNSGSVVTTYVPNLFRFCYTAMALSAAFSYLLLRSGRPVLASFVFALFFLDPAALIFFIKNIRTLNGVVMRNFDIVEQPIRLPGMTQRLVAESQQFVRSAVAEGKPFLLFLSFVHVHTALFSHPFFAGKSVHGRYGDNVEELDWAIGKVTELLQETGQANNTFVYFTSDNGGHIQEVGINGEREGGHNGIFRGGKTMGGWEGGIRVPTVVSWPERIPRGHKIEVSTSQLDMLPTLLALAGAEPPRDRIIDGSNILPLLRNESAAHSHEFLFHYCGIHIHAVRYMPRDGSGVWKVHFMSPDPTLCTYVCHCYGHYVLRHDPPLVYHLSSDPSESRSLGERDDPRVPRVVEAARAAVAKHKASMQGVPQQFDFLNSVWRPWLQPCCSYPFCSCQENFTLTASL; this is encoded by the exons ATGGGGCCGTTTCTGCGGCGATGTCCTGCtaccctgctgctgctgctgctgctgttactcGCGGTCAACGTCTGCGCGGCGCCCCGGCGTCCGAACATCGTAGTGCTTCTCGCCGACGACCTCGGTTACGGTGACGTGGGCTGCTTCGGCAACAACACTATATCCACGCCGAACATAGACAG GCTGGCGCAAAATGGAGCCGTGCTGACTCAGCACACGGCAGCCGCAGCCGTTTGTACTCCAAGCAGAGCAGCCCTGCTGACGGGCAGGTACCCTGTGCGCTCAG GCATGGAAAGCTACTTTAAGAACAAGGTGTTTATAATAGTCGCAGCAAGTGGTGGGCTACCTGCAAATGAGACGACGTTTGCCAAGGTTCTTCAACAGCAAGGTTACTCTACAGGGTACATAG GCAAGTGGCACCTGGGCTTGTACTGCATGTCCAAGAAGGACCCCTGCCACCACCCGCTGCGTCACGGTTTCGACTACTTCTACGGACTACCCCTGACGAACCTCAAGGACTTCGGCACTAACAGCGGCAGCGTGGTCACTACATATGTTCCCAACCTCTTCCGCTTCTGCTACACCGCTATGGCGCTCAGCGCCGCTTTCTCCTACCTGCTCCTCCGAAGCGGAAGACCAGTCCTTGCATCGTTTGTGTTCGCCCTCTTCTTCCTCGACCCTGCCGCACTTATTTTCTTCATCAAGAACATCCGAACACTCAACGGTGTGGTTATGCGCAATTTCGACATAGTTGAGCAGCCCATTCGGCTGCCGGGCATGACGCAGAGACTTGTCGCCGAGTCCCAGCAGTTCGTGCGCTCTGCAGTCGCAGAAGGGAAGCCCTTCCTACTCTTCCTCTCCTTCGTCCACGTGCACACGGCACTGTTCTCGCACCCGTTCTTTGCCGGCAAGAGCGTGCACGGCCGTTACGGTGACAACGTTGAGGAGCTGGACTGGGCCATTGGCAAG GTTACAGAACTGTTGCAGGAGACGGGCCAGGCAAACAACACTTTTGTCTACTTCACTTCTGACAATGGCGGCCACATCCAAGAGGTTGGAATAAATGGCGAGAGGGAAGGTGGCCACAATGGCATCTTCAGAG GCGGAAAGACCATGGGAGGGTGGGAAGGGGGAATACGCGTGCCCACAGTGGTTTCCTGGCCGGAACGCATTCCCCGTGGCCACAAGATTGAGGTGTCAACAAGCCAGCTCGACATGCTGCCCACGCTGCTGGCACTGGCTGGGGCAGAGCCTCCTCGGGATCGCATCATAGATGGCAGCAACATACTCCCGCTGCTCCGCAATGAGTCCGCAGCTCACTCGCACGAGTTCCTTTTCCACTACTGCGGCATTCATATCCACGCTGTCCGCTACATGCCTCGGGATG GTTCTGGAGTGTGGAAGGTGCACTTCATGAGTCCTGACCCCACCCTCTGCACGTACGTCTGCCACTGCTATGGACATTATGTGCTGCGGCATGACCCACCGCTTGTCTATCACTTGAGCTCCGACCCGTCCGAGTCACGGTCGCTTGGCGAACGCGACGATCCTCGCGTTCCACGGGTGGTGGAGGCTGCCAGGGCAGCAGTGGCGAAGCACAAGGCGTCAATGCAGGGCGTACCGCAGCAGTTCGACTTTCTCAACTCAGTCTGGCGTCCGTGGTTGCAGCCCTGCTGCAGCTATCCATTCTGCTCCTGCCAAGAGAACTTCACGCTCACAGCTTCCTTATGA